A genomic window from Luteolibacter sp. LG18 includes:
- a CDS encoding pitrilysin family protein, whose protein sequence is MTDARYSWQTLPGGPRLAVATLPQSECAAVSIYVPAGSRDESDLPAGLAHFVEHMVFKGTHRRTARELSLEIESAGGQINACTSEDNTVYEGRGEASLLPVLADVLADMVWHPTFPAGEIDLERDVIGEEITMYRESPSDHIGDLLSQALWSPHPLGHPISGSLESIAGIDRKTLAKFRDRHYFRNDIVISVAGPFSSQEALDAIVPHLPTAFGAPMPALKFDRALAQPRQLVETRDTEQLQLALAWHSAGRHDASRHAMRLLSLMLGETASSRLFLGLREERGLCYQIGSDVTLFDDTGAFEIVAGLDPESKDEALDCIRAEIADLVARGPRAGELDRAKRLAIGQSKMAFESTGAQASWAGECLLDFNRIPTPADWRADVSAVTEQDIHAAAKALFEGVEPCIAEIRPEE, encoded by the coding sequence ATGACCGACGCCCGTTACTCTTGGCAAACGCTTCCCGGCGGCCCGCGCCTGGCGGTGGCCACGCTACCCCAATCCGAATGCGCCGCCGTTTCCATCTACGTGCCCGCAGGCAGCCGCGATGAAAGCGACCTGCCCGCCGGTCTGGCCCACTTCGTGGAGCACATGGTGTTCAAGGGCACCCACCGCCGGACCGCACGCGAGCTGAGCCTGGAGATCGAAAGCGCGGGCGGACAAATCAACGCCTGCACCAGCGAGGACAACACGGTTTACGAAGGCCGCGGCGAGGCCTCGCTGCTGCCGGTGCTCGCCGACGTGTTGGCCGACATGGTCTGGCACCCGACCTTTCCCGCGGGCGAGATCGATCTGGAGCGGGACGTGATCGGTGAGGAAATCACGATGTACCGCGAGAGCCCGTCCGACCACATCGGCGACCTGCTCTCGCAGGCACTGTGGTCGCCGCATCCGCTGGGCCATCCGATTTCCGGCAGCCTGGAATCCATCGCCGGGATCGACCGCAAGACGCTGGCGAAATTCCGTGACCGCCACTATTTCCGGAACGACATCGTCATCTCGGTGGCGGGACCGTTTTCCAGCCAAGAGGCACTCGACGCCATTGTTCCGCATTTACCGACGGCGTTCGGCGCGCCAATGCCCGCCTTGAAATTCGATCGCGCGTTGGCGCAGCCACGGCAGCTCGTCGAGACCCGCGACACCGAGCAACTCCAGCTCGCGCTGGCCTGGCACTCGGCGGGCCGCCACGATGCCTCGCGCCACGCGATGCGCCTACTCAGCCTGATGCTCGGCGAAACCGCCAGTTCGCGGCTGTTCCTTGGGCTGCGCGAGGAGCGAGGCCTGTGCTATCAGATCGGCTCGGACGTCACCCTGTTCGATGACACCGGAGCCTTCGAGATCGTGGCCGGGCTCGATCCGGAATCGAAGGACGAGGCCCTCGATTGCATCCGAGCCGAAATCGCCGACCTTGTCGCACGTGGTCCGCGCGCGGGCGAACTCGATCGCGCCAAGCGCCTCGCCATCGGCCAGAGCAAGATGGCGTTCGAAAGTACCGGCGCGCAGGCATCCTGGGCCGGTGAATGCCTGCTCGATTTCAACCGCATCCCCACCCCAGCCGATTGGCGGGCCGACGTTTCCGCAGTCACCGAACAAGACATCCACGCGGCGGCGAAAGCGCTCTTCGAGGGAGTCGAACCCTGCATCGCGGAGATCCGGCCGGAGGAATGA
- a CDS encoding GatB/YqeY domain-containing protein, with product MSDTAARIPEDLKTAMKAKDTVALNALRALKTALTNAAIEKGGLGTQLDEPEVLAVIRKQLKQRQDSIAQFEQHGRPELAEIEKAEIAVLSKYLPAALTEEQILEIVEQAVAHTGATGKADMGKVMKRAQELADGRADGKVLSGAVMKRLS from the coding sequence ATGAGCGACACCGCCGCACGCATCCCTGAAGACCTGAAAACCGCCATGAAGGCCAAGGACACCGTGGCCCTCAACGCCCTGCGTGCCCTCAAAACCGCTCTGACCAATGCCGCGATCGAAAAGGGCGGCCTCGGCACCCAGCTCGACGAACCGGAAGTGCTGGCCGTGATCCGCAAGCAGCTCAAGCAGCGCCAGGACTCGATCGCCCAGTTCGAACAGCACGGTCGCCCGGAGTTGGCCGAGATCGAAAAGGCCGAGATCGCCGTGCTTTCCAAGTATCTTCCCGCCGCCCTGACCGAGGAGCAGATCCTCGAAATCGTCGAGCAGGCGGTGGCCCATACCGGTGCCACCGGCAAGGCCGACATGGGCAAGGTGATGAAACGGGCCCAGGAACTGGCCGATGGCCGCGCCGACGGCAAGGTCCTGTCCGGTGCCGTGATGAAACGCCTCTCCTGA
- a CDS encoding insulinase family protein yields the protein MQRIHPIAMAAILGASAAYFVPNVHADTQTPAKPEAAPAVKPRPWPQDGSDIPADSKAVFGTLPNGFRYLIYPNSEPPKRVSLRMHIATGSLMEADDQQGVAHFLEHMVFNGSKHYKPDELVPVMQRLGVGFGAHVNAFTSFDQTVYMLDLPELSEGVLDLGFNVMRDFGDGALLLDKEIDNERGVILSEKVSRDSVRMRLQEKQFAELLPGSLIANRFPIGKEDVISKAPRERFTDYYNRYYTPSRMTFVVVGDVDPAVMKERIVQSFGSMKNPENPGKNPDLGPVKSPEGLVAAVFTDKEVASTELSLVSVRPFEKKPDTTANRIQDMPLAMAHAMIGRRFDRLAKKENSPILGGGADKDDLFNHAELGSVEVTVTDTRWKEALPVLEQEFRRAMEFGFNESELAEAKANLLNAYQQAVKTKATRKSDTLASAIARSIPEEGVFSDPETDLAIAQKGLDALNITACHAALKDYWKDAGLHLILTAKEAPESAKDDLAAIYKESHAKPVTASEATKAVPFGYTDFGPAGKVVTEKKVEDLGITQLVLSNNVRVNLKKTAFDKDQIQLVARIGSGQLTQPKDKPGLGMLAKALLGGGGLGKHSADDLEQILAGKNVGATIGVGEDAFILSGGATPEDLELELQLACATLTDPGYREEALWQFRKALPTIDQQLKHSTAGPQTEMQSWLHGGDSRFTMPSIDKLAGYSIDDVKAWITPDLAKGYLELSVVGDFDEATIVPLLLKTFGALPEHAATKAPLDDLRKVDVPDAPITKTFTFDSKIPTAISISLWPTDGARGNTKEMRRLNILADIYGDRLREEIREKLGASYSPRGKVDGSDALIGFGFLSGNATAKPEDVDRLNGVMRDLADKLAKEGATADELDRAKKPVLASLDKTNRTNGYWLGTVLSQAQEDPAKLEAARERDNDYRSITLEEVNALAKKYLGADKALSVGIKPAE from the coding sequence ATGCAACGCATCCACCCGATCGCCATGGCCGCGATCCTCGGCGCTTCCGCCGCCTATTTCGTCCCGAACGTCCACGCCGACACCCAAACGCCCGCCAAGCCGGAAGCCGCCCCGGCGGTGAAGCCGCGGCCGTGGCCGCAGGATGGATCGGACATCCCGGCCGATTCCAAGGCGGTCTTCGGCACCCTGCCGAACGGCTTCCGCTACCTGATCTACCCGAACAGCGAGCCGCCGAAACGGGTGTCGCTGCGCATGCACATCGCCACCGGTTCGCTGATGGAGGCGGATGACCAGCAAGGCGTCGCCCATTTCCTGGAGCACATGGTCTTCAACGGCTCGAAGCACTACAAGCCGGACGAACTGGTGCCGGTGATGCAGCGCCTGGGCGTCGGCTTTGGCGCGCATGTCAATGCCTTCACCTCCTTCGACCAGACTGTCTACATGCTCGACCTGCCGGAGCTTTCCGAAGGCGTGCTTGATCTCGGCTTCAACGTGATGCGGGACTTCGGCGATGGTGCCCTGCTTCTCGACAAAGAGATCGACAACGAGCGCGGCGTGATCCTTTCCGAAAAGGTCAGCCGTGACAGCGTGCGGATGCGCCTGCAGGAGAAACAATTCGCGGAACTGCTGCCCGGCTCGCTGATCGCCAACCGCTTCCCGATCGGGAAGGAGGACGTGATTTCGAAAGCCCCCCGCGAGCGCTTCACCGATTACTACAACCGCTACTACACCCCCTCCCGCATGACCTTCGTCGTGGTGGGTGACGTGGACCCGGCGGTGATGAAGGAGCGCATCGTGCAGTCGTTCGGCTCGATGAAGAACCCGGAGAACCCCGGCAAGAATCCGGACCTCGGTCCGGTGAAATCGCCGGAGGGCCTGGTGGCCGCGGTGTTCACCGACAAGGAAGTCGCCTCCACCGAGCTCTCGCTGGTCTCGGTGCGCCCGTTTGAGAAGAAGCCGGACACCACCGCGAACCGCATCCAGGACATGCCGCTGGCGATGGCCCACGCGATGATCGGCCGCCGCTTCGACCGCCTCGCGAAAAAGGAAAACTCCCCGATCCTCGGCGGTGGTGCGGACAAGGACGATCTCTTCAACCACGCCGAACTCGGCAGCGTGGAAGTCACCGTGACCGATACCCGCTGGAAGGAAGCCCTGCCGGTGCTGGAGCAGGAATTCCGCCGCGCGATGGAATTCGGGTTCAACGAATCCGAACTGGCCGAAGCGAAGGCCAACCTCCTCAACGCCTACCAGCAGGCGGTGAAGACCAAGGCCACCCGCAAGTCCGACACGCTGGCCTCCGCCATCGCGCGCTCCATTCCGGAGGAAGGCGTGTTCTCCGATCCGGAGACCGACCTTGCGATCGCGCAGAAGGGGCTCGATGCCCTGAACATCACCGCCTGCCACGCGGCCTTGAAGGACTACTGGAAGGATGCCGGTCTGCACCTCATCCTCACCGCCAAGGAAGCTCCGGAGAGCGCGAAGGACGACCTCGCCGCGATTTACAAGGAATCCCACGCCAAACCGGTGACCGCCTCGGAGGCGACCAAGGCCGTGCCCTTCGGCTACACTGATTTCGGTCCGGCCGGAAAGGTCGTGACCGAGAAAAAGGTCGAGGACCTCGGCATCACCCAGCTCGTGCTTTCCAACAATGTGCGGGTAAACCTGAAGAAGACCGCCTTCGACAAGGACCAGATCCAGCTCGTCGCCCGCATCGGGTCCGGCCAGCTCACCCAGCCGAAGGACAAACCCGGCCTCGGCATGCTGGCCAAGGCCCTGCTCGGCGGCGGCGGCCTCGGCAAGCACTCGGCGGATGACCTCGAGCAGATCCTCGCCGGAAAGAACGTGGGCGCGACCATCGGGGTCGGCGAAGACGCCTTCATCCTCTCCGGCGGAGCCACCCCGGAGGACCTGGAGCTGGAGCTCCAGCTCGCCTGCGCCACGCTCACCGATCCAGGTTATCGCGAGGAAGCCCTGTGGCAGTTCCGCAAGGCGCTGCCGACCATCGACCAGCAGCTCAAGCACTCCACCGCGGGTCCGCAGACCGAGATGCAGTCGTGGCTGCACGGTGGCGACTCCCGCTTCACCATGCCCTCCATCGACAAGCTCGCGGGTTACTCGATCGACGACGTGAAAGCGTGGATCACCCCGGACCTCGCGAAGGGCTATCTGGAACTCAGCGTGGTGGGTGACTTCGACGAGGCCACCATCGTGCCGTTGCTGCTGAAGACCTTCGGCGCGCTGCCGGAACATGCCGCCACCAAGGCCCCGCTCGACGACCTCCGCAAGGTGGACGTGCCGGACGCCCCGATCACCAAGACCTTCACCTTCGACAGCAAGATTCCAACCGCGATCTCGATCTCGCTGTGGCCGACCGATGGCGCGCGCGGAAACACCAAGGAGATGCGCCGTCTCAATATCCTGGCCGACATCTACGGCGACCGCCTCCGTGAGGAGATCCGCGAGAAGCTCGGCGCGTCCTACAGCCCGCGTGGCAAGGTCGATGGTTCCGATGCCCTGATCGGCTTCGGCTTCCTCTCCGGAAACGCCACCGCCAAGCCCGAGGACGTGGATCGCCTCAACGGCGTCATGCGCGATCTGGCCGACAAACTGGCCAAGGAAGGCGCTACCGCCGATGAGCTGGATCGCGCCAAAAAGCCGGTGCTGGCCTCGCTGGACAAGACCAACCGCACCAACGGCTACTGGCTCGGCACCGTGCTGTCCCAGGCCCAGGAGGACCCGGCGAAACTCGAAGCCGCCCGCGAGCGCGACAACGACTACCGCTCGATCACGCTCGAGGAGGTCAACGCTCTGGCGAAGAAATACCTCGGCGCGGACAAGGCGTTGAGCGTCGGCATCAAGCCGGCGGAATAG
- the ispD gene encoding 2-C-methyl-D-erythritol 4-phosphate cytidylyltransferase — MSSCAIVVAAGSSRRMGFDKLAAPLAGVPVLRRSVEKFIAASSVSSVVVVAPQDRFDELLGGDFSKPVTRVDGGANRQDSVQNGLAAVPEGTTLVAIHDGARPLVTPEAIDRCLAAAAEHGAAALARPVTETLKRADADGLARESVDRELLWFMETPQCFQLPLIQRAYAEVNLCQLTVTDEVSAMEAIGIPTLLVDARAPNLKITHPSDLALAAALLNA; from the coding sequence ATGTCCAGTTGCGCGATCGTGGTCGCCGCCGGTTCCAGCCGGCGGATGGGATTCGACAAACTGGCCGCTCCGCTGGCGGGGGTGCCGGTGCTACGCCGCAGCGTCGAAAAGTTCATCGCCGCCTCCTCCGTTTCCTCGGTGGTGGTGGTGGCCCCTCAGGATCGTTTCGATGAACTGCTGGGCGGGGATTTCTCCAAGCCGGTGACCCGGGTCGATGGCGGCGCGAACCGTCAGGACTCGGTCCAGAACGGCCTCGCCGCCGTGCCCGAGGGCACCACCCTGGTGGCCATCCACGATGGAGCCCGCCCGCTGGTCACACCGGAGGCGATCGACCGCTGTCTGGCCGCCGCCGCTGAGCACGGGGCCGCCGCGCTCGCCCGCCCGGTGACCGAAACGCTCAAGCGCGCCGATGCAGACGGGCTCGCCCGCGAGTCCGTGGACCGCGAGCTGCTGTGGTTCATGGAAACACCACAGTGCTTCCAACTACCGCTGATCCAGCGCGCCTACGCCGAGGTGAACCTGTGCCAACTCACGGTGACCGATGAGGTTTCCGCCATGGAAGCCATCGGCATCCCCACCCTGCTGGTCGACGCCAGGGCTCCGAACCTGAAGATCACCCACCCCTCCGACCTCGCCCTCGCGGCGGCCCTCCTCAACGCATGA
- a CDS encoding sigma-70 family RNA polymerase sigma factor, with protein sequence MSDADEQRKALVQQHFVKHIVPLRGYLLGLTADFHRVDDLVQETFLAVVEKANGFQEGTNFRAWVFAIARFKLLSSIRDAGREPLTFQSDVVELLAEEAPDFMANEPRARFIQPCMKKLGPQARRCLELFYQHGHPPREIAPLMGWSVNAVKVALSRARAAVRECIERNLAREEVAP encoded by the coding sequence ATGTCCGACGCCGACGAACAACGCAAAGCGCTCGTCCAGCAGCACTTCGTGAAGCACATCGTGCCTTTGCGCGGGTATCTGCTTGGGCTGACGGCGGACTTCCACCGCGTCGATGACCTGGTGCAGGAAACGTTCCTGGCGGTGGTGGAAAAGGCGAATGGGTTCCAGGAGGGAACGAACTTCCGCGCCTGGGTGTTCGCGATCGCGCGCTTCAAGCTGCTGTCGTCGATCCGGGATGCGGGCCGGGAGCCGCTGACGTTCCAGTCGGACGTGGTCGAGCTGCTGGCGGAGGAGGCTCCCGATTTCATGGCAAACGAACCGCGGGCGCGGTTCATCCAGCCGTGCATGAAGAAGCTCGGGCCGCAGGCCCGGCGGTGCCTGGAGCTGTTTTATCAACACGGGCATCCGCCGCGTGAGATCGCCCCGCTGATGGGATGGTCGGTCAATGCGGTGAAGGTCGCGCTTTCCCGTGCCCGCGCCGCGGTGCGCGAGTGCATCGAGCGGAATCTCGCCCGGGAGGAGGTGGCACCATGA
- a CDS encoding DUF3592 domain-containing protein: MASGSVAGRLYLAMIGMALALAGSFFCWLMWRSYDRAHHMRAWPEVPCTILSSGIEERRIDPNSAPEFRFAVLYGYEWQGTRYTSTHWTWRESPWSSRRGAAEEDVKAYPVEGQFVCRVNPDEPGFAILKTDSQAPLYSIWFPALFVVGGLGIAASALFRKRRPA, encoded by the coding sequence ATGGCAAGCGGTTCTGTGGCCGGTCGGCTCTACCTCGCGATGATCGGCATGGCGCTCGCGCTCGCGGGCTCGTTCTTCTGTTGGTTGATGTGGCGGTCCTACGACCGGGCGCACCACATGCGGGCGTGGCCGGAGGTGCCGTGCACGATCCTTTCCTCGGGCATTGAGGAGCGCCGGATCGATCCCAACTCCGCGCCCGAGTTCCGGTTCGCGGTGCTCTATGGCTACGAGTGGCAGGGGACGCGTTACACTTCGACGCACTGGACCTGGCGGGAAAGCCCGTGGTCCTCGCGCCGGGGGGCAGCCGAGGAGGATGTGAAGGCCTATCCGGTGGAAGGGCAGTTCGTCTGCCGGGTCAATCCGGACGAGCCGGGGTTCGCGATCCTGAAGACCGATTCACAGGCCCCCTTGTATTCGATCTGGTTCCCGGCCCTGTTCGTGGTGGGCGGCCTCGGCATCGCGGCGAGCGCGCTGTTCCGGAAACGGCGGCCCGCATGA
- a CDS encoding LamG-like jellyroll fold domain-containing protein, whose protein sequence is MSEPRLSTLVQRYLAGEGSPEEIAELEGWLRVDAEARKAFWQEVEWHSLFRQWGEEEWGKEAARAHARVTPIAMPQPRRPVARRVYQIPRKTKSACAPLVQAAAVLAIMATLAFGYWKTRPRVAIAVADVEEIATLELAVDVAWQSPGFTPGTRLKPGRLQIERGAIVVALDRGARVVVEGPADFEVTGDNAGVLRLGRARAHVPEPAHGFKLETPQFSAVDVGTEFGCEVAGNGTGELHVIEGRVELEAAAHRGEIESLVQNQARRIERGVATAVPAQPLAFLSEDELACRELRAKGDLLGAWRRQAKWIDQHPATVLHLDFEGATGSVMPNRARPALEGSDVRMFGGQAATGRWPGKGALGFPNDEARLEFGLPGQFESMTFFAWVKVEKIHEGINPLVIGRSRRAGEVHWYLYGNGALGFCVQSTDNPEGDWAISRSERVVRRENLGKWMFVATVFDGVSGTVMHYVNGEPVATSARTSRVPLQLGVADIGGRYAKNAEVPPPGLDGCLDELAILSTALGADDIARLYEQGKPEAR, encoded by the coding sequence ATGAGCGAGCCCCGTTTGAGCACCTTGGTGCAACGCTACCTGGCGGGTGAAGGATCGCCTGAGGAAATCGCGGAGCTGGAAGGATGGCTGCGTGTCGATGCCGAGGCACGGAAAGCGTTTTGGCAAGAGGTGGAGTGGCACTCGCTGTTCCGCCAATGGGGCGAGGAAGAGTGGGGGAAGGAAGCGGCCAGGGCCCATGCCCGCGTGACTCCCATCGCGATGCCGCAGCCGCGTCGTCCCGTCGCGCGCCGGGTTTATCAGATTCCGCGGAAGACGAAATCCGCGTGCGCCCCCCTCGTTCAAGCGGCGGCGGTGCTGGCGATCATGGCGACGCTCGCGTTCGGGTATTGGAAGACTCGCCCGAGAGTGGCCATCGCGGTGGCAGACGTGGAGGAAATCGCGACCCTTGAGCTGGCCGTCGACGTGGCCTGGCAGTCGCCGGGGTTTACGCCCGGCACGCGCCTGAAACCCGGACGTCTTCAGATCGAGCGAGGGGCGATCGTGGTGGCGCTGGACCGCGGGGCCCGCGTGGTGGTGGAAGGGCCCGCGGATTTTGAAGTGACGGGTGACAATGCCGGGGTGCTGCGTCTCGGTCGCGCCCGTGCCCATGTCCCTGAACCGGCCCATGGCTTCAAGCTGGAGACGCCGCAGTTTTCCGCCGTGGACGTTGGCACCGAGTTTGGCTGCGAGGTGGCGGGCAACGGCACCGGCGAGCTGCATGTGATCGAAGGCCGGGTGGAATTGGAAGCTGCCGCGCATCGTGGAGAAATCGAATCCCTCGTGCAGAACCAGGCGCGGAGGATCGAGCGGGGTGTGGCGACCGCGGTCCCGGCGCAGCCGCTCGCGTTTCTCAGCGAGGATGAACTGGCGTGCCGCGAACTGCGCGCGAAGGGGGACTTGCTCGGCGCGTGGCGGAGGCAGGCGAAGTGGATCGATCAACATCCGGCCACCGTGTTGCATTTGGATTTCGAAGGGGCGACGGGCTCGGTGATGCCGAACCGCGCGCGTCCGGCGCTGGAAGGATCGGATGTCCGGATGTTCGGCGGCCAGGCGGCCACGGGGCGTTGGCCGGGGAAGGGCGCGCTCGGGTTTCCGAACGACGAGGCGCGGTTGGAGTTCGGGCTGCCCGGGCAGTTCGAGTCGATGACCTTCTTTGCCTGGGTGAAGGTGGAGAAGATCCACGAGGGCATCAACCCGCTGGTCATCGGTCGCAGCCGCCGTGCCGGAGAGGTGCATTGGTACCTTTATGGAAACGGCGCGCTCGGGTTCTGCGTGCAATCCACGGACAACCCGGAGGGGGATTGGGCCATCTCCCGGTCCGAGCGGGTGGTGCGGCGCGAGAACCTCGGCAAGTGGATGTTCGTGGCGACCGTGTTCGATGGCGTGAGCGGCACCGTGATGCATTACGTGAACGGCGAACCGGTGGCCACCAGCGCGCGAACGTCTCGGGTTCCGCTCCAACTTGGCGTGGCTGACATCGGTGGCCGCTATGCGAAGAACGCGGAAGTTCCCCCGCCGGGGCTCGATGGTTGTCTTGATGAACTCGCGATCCTCTCGACCGCGCTCGGGGCCGACGACATCGCGCGTCTTTACGAGCAGGGAAAACCCGAAGCCCGCTGA